Genomic DNA from Pseudodesulfovibrio sp. JC047:
CTGCCGACAATCTGAAACGTGCCCGACTTGCGGCCCGGTTTCAACGCGGCGATGCCCAGACACCATTGAACGGTTCCACCCCGAACCCGCTGCTTCGTCCGTCTTTCCCCGACGCGAAGCAGAACCCCGGCGAACCTGCGGCAACTCCCGCGTCCGCAGGTTCGCCATCTTCTGACGATGGTCTTCTCAAGGGGCCGTTTGAAGCGGATGTCAGGGATGAGGGCAAAGAGGGTGTCTCATATGGTTTGCATGTCAGTTCCTGGTCCAGCTCAGAAAAGGCGGCTGCCCAGTGCGTCATTTTGCGAGAAAAAGGGTTTGAGACGTGGATCAATTCCATTGATCTTGGTCCCAAGGGCACATGGTATCGCGTGTTGGTGGGACGTTTCGACTCGATAGCCGAGGCCCGCAGGGAGCGGGATGACGTACTTGTGCTTTTGAACGTGGATCGTGCTCCGGTGTTGGAGCGTGATTTGGCTGCTGTTGCGGATGCAGGGTTGTAAATGACACGGCATGGGTTGCAAAAGCGGATTGTGTTGTGACAACCGGAAAAGGAGTCGGGAAATGCGGTCTCATTGGCAGACAGGAGAAGTCTGTTCGGTCTGAGGAGCGACCAACGGCTGACGCCCTTTGCTTTTCAAGTGGATTTCACTATATTCCATTTGGAAACTGGCTAAAAGCCAGGGCCTTGAGCCAGTTGGGGAGACCGTATTTGGAAACAGAAACCATCACTCGTTTTCGGGTTCTTGCCGTGGACCATGATCCGTCCATGCTCACGCTGTATCGCGATATCCTGTGCTATGAGAGTGCCGAGCCATCGGCCTTGGAAGCACTGTTTGGCGACGACGTGCAACTGCCGTCTCCCGAAGAGATCAACGAAGAGTCGGGTAAACCCGTCTTTGAAGTGGTACAGACCTCGTCGGCCACCGAAGGGTTGTACGCCATGGCGGATGCCCTGAAGCAGGGCGAGCCTTTTGCCATCGCCTTGATCGACATCCAGTTGTCCAAGGATGAGGATTCATTGCTTGGGCTGGATGTTGCGGCGAAAATTCGTGCCGTCGATCCCAATCTGGAAATTGTCTTGTTGTCGGCCATGCATGAAATCCCTTTGAAGGAAATCAATCGACGTGTGCCCCCGCCCGAAAAACTCCTTTTTGTCCAGAAGCCGTTTCGTGCCCCGGAGTTGAAGCAGCTTTCCATGTCGCTGAGTTCCAAGTGGGACGTGGAGAATCGGCTGCGTGATCTCAACGCGACTCTGGCGGTCAAGGTCGAGGCCCGTACCGCCGAATTGAATGCGGTCAACCATCGTCTTCGATTGGACATCTCCAAACGTGCCGCCGTGCTTCGTGAATTGCAGTCCAGTGAACGACGATATCGGCTTTTGTTCGAGAAGGATATTACTGGCAACTTTGCGGCGGACAGTGGCGGGGTGATTCTCGACTGCAATGCCGCCTTTGCCAACCTGTTCGGCTTTGCGTCTCCCGAGGAGGCCTCCGGTTCCAACGTGTTCACGTTGTGGGAGGGGATGGAGGCATCCGAATCCCTTCACGAGCTGCTTGTCGGCGTTGGCCGACTGGCCAATCATGAGGTTGTTTTTCATAGGGATTCCCTTCGGCGGCATTTATTGGTCAGTTGTGACACCGTGCCCAATTCTCATGGCGATGTGCAGGAATATCGGGGCTATCTTTTTGATATTTCAGAGCCAAAGCGGTTGGAGGATCAACTCCGCCAGTCGCAGAAAATGGAGGCCCTGGGCACATTGGCCGGTGGAATCGCCCATGATTTCAACAATATTCTTGGCGTGATTCTGGGCTATTCAGAAATTATCGAATCAAGAGCCG
This window encodes:
- a CDS encoding response regulator; amino-acid sequence: METETITRFRVLAVDHDPSMLTLYRDILCYESAEPSALEALFGDDVQLPSPEEINEESGKPVFEVVQTSSATEGLYAMADALKQGEPFAIALIDIQLSKDEDSLLGLDVAAKIRAVDPNLEIVLLSAMHEIPLKEINRRVPPPEKLLFVQKPFRAPELKQLSMSLSSKWDVENRLRDLNATLAVKVEARTAELNAVNHRLRLDISKRAAVLRELQSSERRYRLLFEKDITGNFAADSGGVILDCNAAFANLFGFASPEEASGSNVFTLWEGMEASESLHELLVGVGRLANHEVVFHRDSLRRHLLVSCDTVPNSHGDVQEYRGYLFDISEPKRLEDQLRQSQKMEALGTLAGGIAHDFNNILGVILGYSEIIESRAEAGSGLERRVKEIARAGKRARDLVTQILNFSRQGPQERHAMTLTPLIKEALKLLRSSVPSNVEIITRIKTDQDHVMADPTQIHQIMLNLCGNASFAMQGRGGTLTVTLADVFDSDAVVPPVGLGKPERFVRLTVADTGPGIDPQLIDRIFDPFFTTKQHGEGTGMGLAMVHGIVKQHDGYLELENNPGHGVAFHIFLPKSSDIGHATVEAPVDLVFREGRILFVDDEKPLIDIGREMLESCGFEVVTRTSSIEALEAFRHRSNDFDLVITDQAMPNMTGMEFAREVLKLRPNTPIILCTGFSDAVSYDRLRDIGVGDFIMKPILKHDLIAAMSRLLAKE